ATGCACGATGACATCGGCCTGTTGCAACGCATTGGCGGCATGCAGCGTCAGGAGGCCCGGATCGCCGGGTCCGGCGCCAACGAGCCAGACAGTGCCTTTTTCCATCGGCGGGAGGGCGGAGAACAGGCCGTGCATCAGGCACACTCCCGGCTTGAATCAGAATGCGAAGAAGCGGAATCGACCGCGCAGGAAACAGCGTCAAATGCCTGAAAAGACTCGGCAACCGCCGCTGTGGCATGGGCGGATTTCGTCTTGCCGACGATCAGGCGCCCGCCCGCGCCGGCCTGCGCCAGCGCCGCCGCCTCGGCAACACCGTGGCAGCCGGCATGGGCGAAGACGATAGCGGACGGATTGGCAAGACGCGGCGTCTCGGCTTCGAGCCGGTCGGCCGGGAAGGTCACGAGCGGCGCGGAAAAATGCTTCGCCACGGCATGCATGGCCGGCTCCCCGGCGCGCGCGTCCAGCGTGGCGACGAAGGCGACATCCCCGGGCTGGGCGACGACGGAGACGGCGAGCGCGACGAGTTCGGCGGGCGGCGTGCCGCGTTCGCAGCCAAGGCCGAGAACGAGCGGGCGTCGTGGAGTGTCGGGTGATGGGGCCT
This DNA window, taken from Shinella zoogloeoides, encodes the following:
- a CDS encoding cobalamin biosynthesis protein, giving the protein MTCTEAPSPDTPRRPLVLGLGCERGTPPAELVALAVSVVAQPGDVAFVATLDARAGEPAMHAVAKHFSAPLVTFPADRLEAETPRLANPSAIVFAHAGCHGVAEAAALAQAGAGGRLIVGKTKSAHATAAVAESFQAFDAVSCAVDSASSHSDSSRECA